The following proteins come from a genomic window of candidate division WOR-3 bacterium:
- a CDS encoding transglutaminase-like domain-containing protein, which produces MRKIRIFLPIILIIIGSGIILFQRNHLEKRESQSSNLFENDPKTEYFGIYLKGYKVGYLASRVDSTKDGYRVYSTTYMKLSPIGGMEKEVTYKIVANADFSYNLKDFEFSMFSDNYLFEAIGKRERNNLIVEFTSGGVKRKIIYEIKSSYLPATIEGLVKTGKIGNFKFFDPTLPSSDSLFDISVSVTGKDTIDGIPVIKYVVKQSGIDVLFWVTEKGELLRSESPIGLLMKREKGLIKKDIKPVGFKLYDSYAIRVEKEIKNPREISFLKVRLDSVPLSGLRIEDDRQTLNGNILTIKKIQPGSSSLIPEEVKEFLKPSPFIPSDDERIKTIAKEVVGDKRGLEAVERIISYVDKKLEDKPTFSIPDPIEALNSGEGDCNEHAALAVALLQASGIPARVEVGLVYINGAFYYHAWVGAYLGGKWVSSDPVFGQVIADPTHIKLEYGGFESQAKLYRVINKLQITVLDYD; this is translated from the coding sequence TTGCGTAAAATCCGAATTTTTCTACCTATTATACTTATAATAATAGGAAGTGGTATTATTTTATTCCAGAGAAATCATCTGGAAAAAAGGGAGAGTCAATCTTCTAATCTTTTTGAAAACGACCCTAAAACCGAATATTTTGGAATCTATCTTAAAGGTTATAAAGTTGGGTATCTCGCTTCCAGAGTTGATTCAACAAAGGATGGTTATAGAGTTTATTCCACAACATATATGAAACTCTCTCCAATTGGCGGAATGGAAAAAGAAGTTACGTATAAAATTGTTGCCAATGCAGATTTCTCTTACAATCTAAAAGATTTTGAGTTTTCAATGTTCTCGGATAATTATCTATTTGAAGCAATTGGAAAAAGAGAACGTAACAACCTCATCGTTGAATTTACCTCCGGGGGAGTTAAAAGAAAAATCATTTACGAAATAAAGTCTTCTTATCTCCCTGCTACAATAGAAGGATTAGTTAAAACAGGTAAAATTGGAAATTTTAAATTTTTTGACCCTACTTTACCTTCCTCAGATTCCTTGTTTGATATCTCCGTTTCCGTAACCGGAAAGGATACAATAGATGGGATTCCTGTTATAAAATATGTGGTAAAACAATCAGGAATTGATGTTTTATTCTGGGTAACAGAAAAAGGAGAACTTCTTCGTTCTGAATCACCAATAGGCCTTCTGATGAAAAGAGAGAAAGGGTTAATAAAAAAAGATATAAAACCTGTGGGATTTAAATTATATGATTCTTATGCAATAAGAGTGGAAAAAGAAATAAAAAATCCTAGGGAAATTTCCTTTCTTAAAGTTCGGCTGGATTCGGTTCCTCTTTCTGGGTTAAGAATTGAAGATGATAGACAAACTCTTAATGGAAATATCCTTACCATTAAGAAGATCCAACCCGGTAGTTCTTCTTTAATTCCAGAAGAGGTAAAAGAGTTCTTAAAGCCAAGTCCTTTCATTCCATCCGATGATGAGAGAATAAAAACGATAGCAAAAGAGGTTGTTGGGGATAAAAGGGGTCTTGAAGCTGTAGAAAGAATAATCTCTTACGTTGATAAAAAACTTGAAGATAAACCAACATTCTCTATACCTGATCCAATTGAAGCTTTAAATTCTGGAGAGGGAGATTGTAATGAACACGCAGCCCTTGCAGTAGCCCTCCTCCAAGCCTCTGGAATTCCAGCAAGGGTAGAAGTTGGGCTCGTTTACATTAATGGAGCATTTTATTATCACGCCTGGGTTGGGGCTTATTTAGGAGGAAAGTGGGTCTCTTCCGATCCCGTTTTTGGGCAAGTGATAGCTGATCCTACCCATATAAAATTAGAATATGGGGGTTTTGAATCACAAGCTAAACTTTATAGAGTGATAAACAAACTTCAAATAACAGTTTTAGATTATGATTGA